One genomic window of Polyangium aurulentum includes the following:
- a CDS encoding PAS domain-containing protein, whose translation MATPLRALLVEDSAEDATLLMRCLKRAGYALTTERVETAEDMHAALDGGPWDIVFSDHRMPLFSAMGALQLLRARDLDLPFIIVSGNIGPELVASAMQAGANDYVLKDDMSRIAPAVDRALRDVAERRRRRETERALQESEERFALAVRGSRDGLWDWNLLTGQVYYSARFKEMLGFEEHELEGIERFIAQIHPEDRTLIVSAFRDHLERQLPLDVELRLATKGGEHRWFCARGQALWDAAGRASRIAGSLSDLTARKKTEAELKTQLELIRQQQEAIRLLSAPIIEVWDGVLMVPVLGALDGERAQTLLDALLAAVVRSQCRQVIIDVTGVDAMAAYTAEQLVRIVGAIRLLGAQCIIVGIKPLVANALVELGIDLSSITTLANLRQALLRCMSGTIEAGARRALRPSR comes from the coding sequence ATGGCTACTCCGCTGCGGGCGCTCCTGGTCGAGGACTCCGCCGAGGACGCGACCCTCCTCATGCGCTGCCTCAAGCGGGCGGGGTATGCCTTGACGACCGAGCGGGTCGAGACGGCCGAGGACATGCACGCGGCGCTCGATGGGGGGCCGTGGGACATCGTCTTCTCGGATCATCGCATGCCGCTCTTCAGCGCAATGGGGGCGCTGCAGCTCCTGCGCGCCCGGGATCTCGACCTGCCGTTCATCATCGTTTCGGGGAACATCGGCCCGGAGCTGGTCGCCTCTGCCATGCAGGCGGGGGCGAACGATTACGTCCTCAAGGACGACATGTCCCGGATCGCCCCCGCGGTCGATCGCGCCCTGCGCGACGTGGCGGAGCGACGGCGGCGCCGCGAGACGGAGAGGGCGCTCCAGGAGAGCGAGGAGCGGTTCGCGCTCGCCGTCCGCGGCTCGCGCGACGGGCTCTGGGACTGGAACCTGCTCACCGGGCAGGTCTACTACTCGGCCCGCTTCAAAGAGATGCTGGGGTTCGAGGAGCACGAGCTCGAGGGAATCGAGCGCTTCATCGCGCAGATCCACCCGGAGGATCGCACGCTCATCGTGTCGGCCTTCCGGGACCACCTCGAACGACAGCTACCGCTGGACGTGGAGCTCCGCCTCGCCACGAAGGGGGGTGAACATCGCTGGTTTTGCGCGCGGGGACAGGCACTCTGGGACGCTGCCGGAAGGGCGAGCCGCATCGCGGGCTCGCTGAGCGATCTCACGGCGCGCAAGAAGACGGAGGCAGAGCTCAAGACGCAGCTCGAGCTCATTCGACAGCAGCAGGAGGCGATACGCCTGCTCTCGGCGCCCATCATCGAGGTGTGGGACGGCGTCCTGATGGTGCCGGTGCTCGGCGCGCTCGACGGCGAGCGCGCGCAGACTTTGCTGGACGCGCTGCTCGCTGCCGTGGTGCGATCCCAATGCCGCCAGGTGATCATCGACGTGACGGGCGTCGACGCGATGGCGGCGTACACGGCCGAGCAGCTCGTCCGGATCGTCGGCGCCATCCGGCTCCTCGGGGCGCAGTGCATCATCGTGGGAATCAAGCCGCTGGTGGCGAACGCCCTCGTCGAACTCGGGATCGACCTGTCGTCGATTACGACGCTCGCGAACCTGCGGCAGGCCTTGCTCCGGTGCATGAGCGGCACGATCGAAGCGGGTGCCCGCCGGGCGCTCCGGCCGTCGCGTTGA
- a CDS encoding response regulator, producing the protein MKTGPILIVDDSDAEMALTLRAIKKSGIKADVMVAHNGPEALDLLLGAVESEERRERELPWIVLLDLRMPGIDGLEVLKRIRAEERTRRLPVIILSSSDELSDVGACYDTGANSYIRKRIDILDFTETMRILHTYWNITERPPVPAKS; encoded by the coding sequence ATGAAGACCGGACCGATTTTGATCGTGGACGACAGCGACGCGGAAATGGCGTTGACGCTGCGCGCGATCAAGAAGAGCGGAATCAAGGCCGACGTGATGGTGGCGCACAATGGGCCCGAGGCGCTCGATCTGCTCCTCGGCGCGGTCGAGAGCGAGGAGCGCCGCGAGCGCGAGCTGCCGTGGATCGTCCTCCTGGATCTACGGATGCCCGGTATCGACGGCCTGGAGGTGCTGAAGCGCATCCGCGCCGAGGAGCGGACCAGGCGCCTGCCGGTCATCATCCTGAGCTCCTCGGACGAGCTGTCGGACGTCGGCGCCTGCTACGACACCGGCGCCAACAGCTATATTCGCAAGCGGATCGACATCCTCGATTTCACCGAGACGATGCGCATCCTGCACACGTACTGGAACATCACCGAGCGCCCGCCGGTCCCGGCGAAGTCCTGA
- a CDS encoding CHAT domain-containing tetratricopeptide repeat protein, which translates to MARTNARGWWLGAALAAALGAGISGAEAAPPQPKGTSAAPSPQEGESDRLFEEGLKLARGGKFAEARPLYERAIALREKASGKTDRGTIKMLYGLASLELAAKNDKRAEEILLLTIERMEAAYGKDNADIHTPLEDLADLYAGQRDFARAVPVAERRIAVLEKALGKDNDMVMNAVNALVILHEKNRDYKRALLHLERIVAYIEKTTSPNDPEVGSKLFELAEVHFVLGQLDRAIPAAERAITLLSSAKKRDDVAIARDYYVLGAMYEQEGSFDKAVQAFERCLVLREKTLAADHPEVADVLNDLALLHANRGDHVKPVSLLRRALAIREKALGPKDVKVATALTNLGEMLLRGGDLVGAEAYFTRALAIYEEKLGPDAIEVGVTRNNVASLYLERGDYKRALPLFERALAIREKALGPNHTDVAAALGNVAETLWRMGDLGRAKPLLERALAIREKAHGSGDSRLATSLANLAALHAEQGELEKAEPLVARALSIQEQSLGKGHPDVAITLNNMAMLRARRGDPQAAEALLTRALGIQESTLGREHPALTATLDNLAAQRAARKDIPGAVAAEARANAIGERHLALVLSTGSADQKLAYLSTLRGLTDMAVALHMGYAPKNPAAAELALTTILQRKGRVVDAMADSTGALRKRLGKADQALLDELAAARRDIARLVLAGPGDGDAKEHQAALARKEAEVERLEAAISARSNEFRAQSRTATLKEVQAALPEGAALVELFAYSPWSPNPADPFGAPHYAAFVLRRSGPVVSVDLGDAASIDAQVTALREALSEPDRDDEPRLSRALDERIMRPVRALLGDARDVRISPDGDLNLVPFAALVDENGSRLIEHLSFTYLTSGRDLLRPKAGGTNPNPPAILADPSFGSVEEAKADHARRKGQVNRGNMVARTLFPPLPATGEEAKALGAILTGATIHTGARATKSAITQLHGPQILHVATHGFFYGAEQQQPARERRRSFELSEDAGPPPPRVPLERPLLSSGLALAGANRVGEDKADGILTALEAIGLDLHGTKLVVLSACETGVGETRAGDGVHGLRRALVMAGAETQVMSLWKVDDEATRDLMLAYYRSLRAGKGRSQAMHDVQRAMLADEKRAHPFYWASFIVSGEASNLAGDSAAPEVPKVAPGARGCGCETAGSEAESPAVWIGIGLASILAARRRRAR; encoded by the coding sequence ATGGCGCGGACGAACGCGAGGGGATGGTGGCTCGGGGCGGCGCTCGCCGCGGCGCTCGGAGCGGGGATATCGGGCGCGGAGGCGGCGCCGCCGCAGCCGAAGGGCACGTCGGCGGCGCCGTCGCCCCAGGAGGGGGAGTCCGACCGGCTCTTCGAAGAGGGCCTGAAGCTCGCGCGCGGGGGGAAATTCGCCGAGGCGAGGCCCCTCTACGAGCGCGCCATCGCCCTGCGCGAGAAGGCGAGCGGCAAGACGGACAGGGGCACGATAAAGATGCTCTACGGCCTGGCGAGCCTCGAGCTCGCCGCCAAGAACGACAAGCGCGCCGAGGAGATCCTGCTGCTCACGATCGAGCGAATGGAGGCGGCGTACGGCAAGGACAATGCCGACATCCACACCCCCCTCGAAGATCTGGCCGACCTGTATGCCGGGCAGAGAGACTTCGCGCGGGCCGTCCCGGTGGCGGAGCGCAGGATCGCCGTCCTCGAAAAGGCGCTCGGCAAGGACAACGACATGGTGATGAACGCGGTGAACGCGCTCGTCATCCTTCACGAGAAGAACCGCGATTACAAGCGGGCGCTGCTGCACCTCGAGCGGATCGTCGCCTATATCGAGAAGACGACCAGCCCGAACGATCCGGAGGTCGGTAGCAAGCTCTTCGAGCTCGCCGAGGTGCACTTCGTGCTCGGCCAGCTCGACCGGGCCATCCCCGCCGCCGAGCGGGCCATCACGCTTCTGTCGTCCGCGAAAAAGCGGGACGACGTCGCAATCGCGCGTGACTATTACGTGCTCGGGGCGATGTACGAGCAGGAGGGCTCCTTCGACAAGGCGGTGCAGGCCTTCGAGCGATGCCTCGTGCTGCGCGAAAAGACGCTCGCCGCCGATCACCCCGAGGTCGCCGACGTGCTGAACGATCTGGCGCTCCTCCACGCCAACCGGGGCGATCATGTGAAGCCCGTCTCGCTCTTGCGGCGCGCGCTCGCCATTCGCGAAAAGGCGCTCGGGCCGAAGGACGTGAAGGTCGCCACGGCCCTGACGAACCTGGGCGAGATGCTCCTGCGAGGGGGCGACCTCGTGGGGGCGGAGGCGTATTTCACGCGCGCGCTCGCGATCTACGAGGAGAAGCTCGGGCCAGACGCGATCGAGGTCGGCGTGACGCGAAACAACGTCGCGTCGCTCTACCTCGAGCGGGGCGATTACAAGCGCGCGCTGCCGCTCTTCGAGCGGGCCCTCGCCATTCGCGAAAAGGCGCTCGGGCCAAACCACACCGACGTCGCCGCGGCCCTCGGCAACGTGGCCGAGACGCTCTGGCGCATGGGGGATCTCGGTCGCGCCAAGCCGCTCCTCGAGCGCGCCCTCGCCATTCGCGAAAAGGCGCACGGGAGCGGCGATTCCCGGCTTGCCACGTCGCTCGCGAACCTCGCGGCCCTGCACGCCGAGCAGGGCGAGCTCGAAAAGGCCGAGCCGCTCGTCGCGCGCGCGCTTTCGATCCAGGAGCAATCCCTCGGCAAAGGTCACCCCGACGTGGCCATCACGCTGAACAACATGGCCATGCTCCGCGCCCGGCGCGGCGATCCGCAGGCGGCCGAGGCGCTGCTCACGCGGGCGCTCGGAATCCAGGAGAGCACGCTCGGGCGCGAGCACCCGGCGCTCACGGCCACCCTCGACAACCTGGCCGCGCAGCGCGCCGCGCGCAAGGACATCCCCGGCGCCGTGGCGGCCGAGGCGCGCGCCAATGCGATCGGCGAGCGCCACCTCGCCCTCGTCCTCTCGACCGGCTCGGCAGACCAGAAGCTCGCCTATCTGAGCACGCTGCGCGGGCTGACGGACATGGCCGTCGCGCTGCACATGGGCTACGCGCCCAAAAATCCGGCGGCGGCCGAGCTCGCGCTGACGACGATCTTGCAGCGCAAAGGGCGCGTCGTCGACGCAATGGCCGACAGCACGGGCGCGCTGCGAAAGCGGCTCGGGAAGGCCGATCAAGCGCTGCTCGACGAGCTGGCCGCCGCGCGGAGGGACATCGCCCGCCTCGTCCTCGCCGGACCCGGCGACGGCGACGCGAAGGAGCACCAGGCTGCCCTCGCCCGCAAGGAGGCGGAGGTCGAGCGGCTCGAGGCCGCGATCAGCGCGAGGAGCAACGAATTTCGCGCGCAATCGCGCACCGCCACGCTGAAGGAGGTCCAGGCGGCGTTGCCCGAGGGCGCTGCGCTGGTCGAGCTCTTCGCCTATTCCCCGTGGAGCCCCAATCCGGCAGATCCCTTCGGCGCGCCACACTATGCGGCGTTCGTGCTGCGCCGCTCGGGCCCGGTCGTCTCGGTCGACCTCGGCGACGCGGCGTCGATCGACGCGCAGGTCACCGCGCTGCGGGAGGCGCTCTCCGAGCCCGATCGCGACGACGAGCCGCGCCTGTCCCGCGCCCTCGACGAGCGAATCATGCGCCCCGTCCGCGCGCTGCTCGGCGACGCGCGCGACGTGAGGATCTCGCCCGACGGCGACTTGAACCTGGTCCCCTTCGCGGCGCTCGTCGACGAGAATGGGAGCCGCCTCATCGAGCACCTCTCTTTCACCTATCTCACGAGCGGTCGCGATCTATTGCGCCCGAAGGCGGGCGGCACGAACCCCAATCCCCCGGCCATCCTCGCCGATCCGAGCTTCGGAAGCGTGGAGGAGGCCAAAGCGGACCACGCCCGCCGCAAGGGTCAGGTCAATCGAGGGAACATGGTCGCGCGCACGCTCTTCCCGCCGCTGCCCGCGACGGGCGAGGAGGCGAAGGCGCTCGGCGCCATATTGACCGGCGCCACGATCCACACCGGCGCGCGCGCCACGAAATCAGCGATCACGCAGCTCCACGGCCCTCAGATCCTGCACGTGGCGACGCACGGCTTCTTTTACGGGGCCGAGCAGCAGCAGCCTGCGCGCGAGCGCCGCCGATCCTTCGAGCTCAGCGAGGACGCGGGGCCGCCCCCGCCGCGCGTGCCCCTCGAAAGGCCGCTCTTGAGCTCCGGGCTCGCGCTCGCAGGGGCAAACAGGGTGGGCGAGGACAAGGCCGACGGCATTCTCACCGCGCTCGAGGCCATCGGGCTCGACCTGCACGGCACGAAGCTCGTGGTGCTCTCGGCGTGCGAGACGGGCGTGGGCGAGACCCGCGCCGGCGACGGCGTCCACGGCCTGCGCCGCGCGCTCGTGATGGCCGGCGCGGAGACGCAGGTGATGAGCCTGTGGAAGGTCGACGACGAGGCGACGCGCGATCTGATGCTCGCTTATTACAGGAGCCTGCGGGCAGGCAAGGGCCGCAGCCAGGCCATGCACGACGTGCAGCGCGCAATGCTCGCGGACGAAAAGCGCGCGCATCCATTCTACTGGGCGAGCTTCATCGTCTCCGGGGAGGCGTCGAACCTGGCGGGCGATTCCGCGGCCCCCGAGGTGCCCAAGGTCGCGCCGGGAGCGCGCGGTTGCGGATGCGAAACGGCGGGCAGCGAGGCCGAGAGCCCCGCCGTGTGGATCGGTATCGGGCTCGCGTCGATCCTGGCAGCGCGGAGGCGCCGGGCCCGGTGA